The genomic stretch ttttcagatacttgagaaatacaactaattatgacatcatgttcagtagacaaccggaagatcctttagttgctgggtacgtagatgcagactatgcaggagatttagataacaggaggtctactacaggatacgtattcactgtggcaggaggacctatttgttggaaatctatgatacaatctattgttgcattgtctactacggaatccgagtacatggcagcagctgaagcagcgaaggaagctttatggcttacagggttggtcagagaactgggtgttcagcaaggtggagtcaagttgttatgcgatagtcagagtgctatctatttggcgaagaatcaggtgtatcatgcgagaaccaaacacattgatgtgaggtttcacaagatcagagagttgattgcttccggggaaattcaacttgagaaggttcacactgcagacaatgctgcagatatgctgacaaagccagtgaccacagagaagtttaagcattgcttgaacttgatccatatctctagatgctagaggaaggaagcccagacccagagatccagatggagttttgtccagatattcgtattcttcgaaggggtgaatattcgccaaggtggagattgttgacgagtggctcatatttggatgaagggatgtcatggaagaaaaatctgttaagatttttcgtaataaaattctgttaagattttatataacagaattttgttatgtttttcataacaaattctgttacatttttaccgggtctgggggtttagcagtatttatagggatcattgtaaacccattgtagatcagaaaacacaagaatcattagatgtgattctcttgtgtagaagagaattctaataaagcttcggccgttttgtggagtaggcaagtcgccgaaccacggtaactcttttttctttctcttcttcttctccttcctggtgtttgctctcttttgtgcgtctttgtcttgttgttccgcgcgatctcttttctctcttcctcttcttccgtggttcagaaaggttgagaggtattgcccccCTCTTTGCACAACAGCTAGCTTATacatatatctggcataaaagtaatgcatTAAATCTACCTAAGGTGTCTTCTTTTGGAccgacacattagttcaacttagtagcatATTATGTAGATAGATCTAAGAAAACTCTAGGAACTTGATTCAAATAAAAATTACTTGATCAACCTTAACaatacaaattaaatttattaatcgattgatacttATGATAATCGATTAGAATGATCCAATTGATTATTTCAATCGATATGAAAATATACTATATATACGACTATAAAATTATTCATAGAACTCTTATTCAAAAGCTAAAGcttttataattaaatagtattatttaatacTACTTAATCCTTTAATTATTCtgcattaaaattatttaatgagTTTTTTTACATACTGTGTTATGTGTTTTTTTTGGCACTGTTGCACACGTTGAaagatttttttcttgaaaaattgTTTCGTATTGAAACagtactatttttttaattacatgAAACAGAAAAACACGTAgaagaggattttttttttttttaatgaaatactCCTTCACGTTAAAACGGTAATGGCACTGTTTCGCGAAGACAAGATTACATTAGTCGAAAAAATAATCGattaacattaaaatttaaaCGATTATGAATCCCATCATGAGTTTAGGCAGAATcgattaagaaaattttttaatcaattcacATTGATTCTGGTCGATATTTTAGACTCAATTGTTCCATCATACAGCGACGATTTTCATCTTTCTTTTTGTTCTTCATAGAAATAcgaaaaattcgaaaaacaaatcTATCATAAATTTTTTCTTAGATAATTTTCGATGATAAAAACTCATAttatagtaaaaaaatttaatctagcatacaTACAATAAATCGACAAAAGAATTTAAACTTTATTACCAATGCAAACGACAAAATAAaacctggctctaataccaattgatagttcttgtaaaacCTAACCGGTTTTACAAccgcatgaattctagacaatcaaataaaaattcaaataggaaaaataaaaacatatgaGTATGGATCTACATTTCACCGAGAAcatgatataaaaaaataaatacataaacaaatatgATAAGGAACCTAATTGAAAAGTCATCCTTGTCTTTAACGTCGTCCAGAAATAATCCCGATTAAAGAAAATACAATGGAAAGAAAAAGGTCTTTCAAGAGACTTAGGGATGACAGGGCCGAAAAATTTTAAGTCAATGGAGAACCAAAAACTCTGTCAAGATTTAAAACCCCTAAATCCTTGGAGATCAATCCTATATATAATGGACATTTATTATCAATTCATATATGATAATATATGCGGGACAATAGAGGTTCTGCTTATATAAAATCTACATCGAATAACTGAAACCCAATAAACCTAAGTTAGATTACTTAGATAACTTTAATGAGTTCAATTTGTACTCATACGCACAACATACAATTAAGTCTATCAATTAGACATAATAACCAACAATATTATCTATTGTGGGAATGTTAAGGGACCATATGTGAACAATAATATCATGATTGAAAAGCTAATATGTGTCATATCCACTTTTGTTAAGTGATAAGTGACTTCAACAAATATTCAATTCCAaaatgaatccaagagcatgagTTCTTACACTAGTTTCCCGTATTAACATGTACAGGATAGCCAGAGGACGTTTGATTGTTCCAAATACAACCGAGATACATTAACTAGTATTATCAGATGCCATCTCCAAGTATAGTCACTGCTCAAACTGATGACTGGAGGCCAATTATTCCTGGAGAGAATTGAAGAAAAAAAAGTCAGATTTCATAGAGATAACAGAGGCTGTTTCACCAAATCAAGTCACGTCCTCATGGTCATCATGATTTTTACCATGTCACACCTCAATCATATTTTTGCAAATCAATTGAAATTAGGTTGGGGAAGAAAATTGAAAATCAAgagtaatttaagaaaaaaaaaataaggcagAGGTGTAATATGGTAAATGATCAACATTGAGGCATGATCAGTCAAAAGATAATATAAGGGATGTGATTTTGCAAAATGTCAAATAGAAAAGAGCAGCAAATCGAGAACAGATTATTACCGCATCCAATTCTTGCACCTGCATTACCAGTAGTTTTACTAAGTTCATGACCTCCTGCAAAATTCGATAAATTTCAGTCCACCACATGCATTCCACATTAGAAAGAACACTAGTAATAGTAATTGCAGTGGCTATGTTGGATCGGTCGCCTACTTACATATCTCAGATATCACTAGCTAAGCTTAAAATGCTATTCATAAATTCTCCACACTAGGCACAAATCTCACTCTTATCATTGTATGCGGGGGATCCAGGATTTTTAGTATGGGGAGGCCACATACTAAATGACAAATAATTATTCTACATTATAGAAATCATACAGTCAGGGCAGTGTTAGGTGCCGACGAGCAAGCGGATAGAGCCGATGATGAAGCCAAGATGGTAGCGTCTGTAAACAACAACCTCCCATGACCATCTATCTcaacttttataaaaaaaaatgaaatggaacttttaaataaataataaaaggtttcaaaatatataaataaatttcaaaaatataaaaattttaattaatcaaataaattaaaattaaaagctcaacaatatctaaataaattaaactcaaatcaaactaaactaaaacagaaatcaaattaaatttggaCACCTGTTTGAACGGcctaattatttttatatttatttgatttaatctaattattttattaaataaatttaaataagtttgaGTTGGCTTAACTCATTTTCCGGGCTAATTAGAGTTTACTCACAACTGTTTATCACGTTTACAAACCTACCTTCACTTGGATTCCTCCACTGCCTTGTCCAACCATGAGACTATTAAGAAGAGATTATGTTCCCAAGAATTGACTCCTAGCTTGCCGGCACTGTGTGAGCCAGGCAAAGCTCTTCGCGATCCAGAACATGGCCTGAGTCCCCGTCATCCGTCGTCGGATCTAGCATCTTAGAGCTTGGGGTTTACACACCTCATCTATCTCAGCAACAAGATCACGACCAAAACTACATATCCCTTCAATTTCAACCGTGTAAAATTGAAGGGAGATTCGCTGATGGTTGTCGACAACTGCGTGGTAGATCCGTCGATGCTCTGCTTGGTCTAGGTGAATAAACTACGACACTGCGCAGCAAATCCATTGTATGGTAGCTAAAGGTGGAATCAGCCATTCCAGTGGCCCCATACGATCGGCCCCACGACCATCTGTAAagaggtaaatcgggaagctaTAGTTGGCTAATATGGGGAGAGTTTTTTTTCTTGTCTTTGCCGAGATTCTAACCCTTGTTCTATAGTAGCAACTCTACCCTGCACTAGTCAACTCAACCCTGCCCCGGGGCACTGTTTACTATAACCTCTAGAAGCAAACCAGATTCAGATATATCAGCTTACAACCAATGGAGTAGATTCTGATGCAACTGAAGCCTGATTTTTCATAGACTTTTAATAACTAGTTTAGTCCATTTGCAGGGCATCCTACATTTCATTATCTACTACCTCTGAATCCATGAAACATACACATATATTACCTCCATCTCGTTGATGGTTTCTTTAGCACATCAAATTCAGTGACTGATGAAAATCTGTATCCGTATGTTAATCGGTGCTGGCTACAACTTCTGAATCTCTGTAATTCAATCATGATTGGCAAAAATGAATGTGATTTCTGTACTAAATATTCGGATCAGTACAGAGATCTAATTGTTTAATTGGGCAATCATGTTGGACGACCAAACTCCGTTGGTAGTCAATAGTGTTGAATTCACTGAGCAACTACTTCTAcccatttttttttatgtaatcGAGGTATCCAGCTGTTACGCTACTTCTACCCATTAACATTAGGAAGGAAAAGTTTTCAAGAAATTGCTGACAGAAGCAAGAGAATGCAATCAATGAACATATTCACCCAATTTTACAAGATAATGAAGAAAGAACAAGCGAACAACCACATGCagaataatatcattttccagaAGAAAAATTGTCCAATTTCTCAGCAAGTGCAGAATGTGTACTTTTAAAGTCACTAATATGAGCCTAGTGATATTAGCTCCATGAGAAATCAACTGAAATGCAAATGGAAAGCATAAAATAAAACAGACTATATGATACATCTTAAGAGTGAACAAATTATAATATTCGCATGTAGACATAGCATCACTGTAGATATTGTCAATACCTCGGCCTAAGTCATCAGGATCAGCATGGACAACCACTGCCCTTCCCAATACCGAGTTTGGTCCACTTAATGGAATCTTCAAAATgtaagaaaaaatagaaaaaattatcgGAATGCTAGAGGTTATCAAACCAGATAAAAAAGTAATATGCGATACTAAACCTGTAGATCTTTAACATATACTTCGGCTATTCCTGCAAGCAATACAGAATGTCACTAATGCTATATATAAGATATGATGACTTGAAGATATTAACCATCTTGGTTAGCCACAATGTTTCCCAGGTCACCCGCATGTCGTTCCCAATCACTTGGAGCCCCGTGAGACTTGTTCAGTGGATTGAAATGCGGACCTGCATGAAAAGCTGAAATAATTTCTTTGTTGTATAACAGTTTCCATTAAGGAGAATTCCTGTGGACTAGATAGCTATGATGCTTTTATTCATACATCCAAACAGATGATCAGAACAAAGTCATAATGCAAACttaattataagttttaaataaacCTCAACTAATCTTGTTGATCTACAAAGTAGTTATTTGGGAAAAAATCAAAAGGGTGCCTCTTTTTGAATCGTCAAAGTtggctttttttttttatcattaaaagAGTGCCCCACCAAATGGTTTCTGTTAAGTTTATCCCAACCCATTCAgcccaaaaaaaaaaactgaccGACCCTCTCCAACCTAGGTCGTCGCCCAAACTTGCAAGCGTCCTACCTAAACAGTACTATAATCCCGCTAAAGTAGCAACTTTTCTCTAATCCTACGCTAAGCTACAAATATCATTTTGTCTCCTGATCATCAGTGGGCTTCACCTCTTTCTTCTCTAATCTAGACTGATATTCTTCatgtatttgtgtttttttttcttttccatttcaTGTATTGGTCTTGAGTTGTCTGTCATTCATGTAGAAGTAGCAATACTAAAATAAGTATCAATTTTGGAGGCTCATGACtctcactaattttttttttaaaaaaaagtttttaaagtgtATTCagaaattttgattaaaattattacataGACCTATGCTAGTCAATTTACAAATAATTTCTCAGTTGTACTCCTTGGATCCTCCTGAGTAATTTTATGCCTTCATTTTTCAAGTTTAACACCCCTTTAGGTTAtgcctttatttttcaattttaagccATTTAGGTCTATATAGTAATTTTAGCTACAATTATTTCATGAACCTTCCTAGTCAATTTTAACCAGTTTAGGTTTCTGTAGTAATTCTAGCCAAAAATTGTTTCATGAACCTACCTGGTCAAATTATATAAGAGAGCACTACATTTTGTGCTCTTTTGAACCTCTTGATTCATTCACgccttaattttttaattttaggtaGTTTAAATTCATGTTGCAGTTTTGGCCAAAATTGCTTACATGGATTTAAACAACTCAAAATTCATAAATAAGCATTCTCATGTGCTTCTTGGAATCTCTTAAATCCTTTTAcgcctttatttttcaattttgggcATGTTAGGTGCATGGGGCAAATTTAACTAAAATTGTTAGACCGTTCACATTTCACCGGTGAGCCCTCGGTTATATTCCTTAAAGCCTTTGGAGTCATCCTATACCCTTAGTTTTGTTACTAGAGTTCTAAAAGAATATGTAGCAATTTTAGCCAAAAGCTAATGGACAACCTacccaattttttaaaaaatgttatgtttgttatattttgTGAACATTCCAGAGTCATTATATGCATGGTCTTAAATGTCCACCCATGTCAGTTGGTATGGACGGAATTTACCGTTTCGCCCGTCGACCAGCACAACCACAATCACAAGACGTCATAGGGGAGCCACAACCTCGCGACGTGTCACGAGGTCGCAACGaccaattttttaataaataaataaaattatccttttttatttttctttttctaatttttcctttcttttttttttaatttttctccaTTTtcgtattgttttatttttcccatcaaaaattattttccttttttttcccattcatctaaaattaattttttttcattcatgCTTCCACaaggtaaataataaaaaaaaccacTTTCAAGATGGAGAATACAAATTATTAGAAAAAGATAAaagtaatataatataatttttaatcttataaaatat from Zingiber officinale cultivar Zhangliang chromosome 5B, Zo_v1.1, whole genome shotgun sequence encodes the following:
- the LOC121984415 gene encoding superoxide dismutase [Cu-Zn] 2-like isoform X4, with the translated sequence MAAGGGNLKGVAIITGDGVGGSLLFIQDAFTGYTHVRGRITGLTPGLHGFHIHSFGDTTNGCNSTGPHFNPLNKSHGAPSDWERHAGDLGNIVANQDGIAEVYVKDLQIPLSGPNSVLGRAVVVHADPDDLGRGGHELSKTTGNAGARIGCGIIGLQSSV
- the LOC121984415 gene encoding superoxide dismutase [Cu-Zn] 2-like isoform X3, with protein sequence MAAGGGNLKGVAIITGDGVGGSLLFIQDAFTGYTHVRGRITGLTPGLHGFHIHSFGDTTNGCNSTAFHAGPHFNPLNKSHGAPSDWERHAGDLGNIVANQDGIAEVYVKDLQIPLSGPNSVLGRAVVVHADPDDLGRGGHELSKTTGNAGARIGCGIIGLQSSV
- the LOC121984415 gene encoding superoxide dismutase [Cu-Zn] 2-like isoform X2 — its product is MAAGGGNLKGVAIITGDGVGGSLLFIQDAFTGYTHVRGRITGLTPGLHGFHIHSFGDTTNGCNSTGPHFNPLNKSHGAPSDWERHAGDLGNIVANQDGIAEVYVKDLQIPLSGPNSVLGRAVVVHADPDDLGRDATILASSSALSACSSAPNTALTEVMNLVKLLVMQVQELDAE
- the LOC121984415 gene encoding superoxide dismutase [Cu-Zn] 2-like isoform X1, translating into MAAGGGNLKGVAIITGDGVGGSLLFIQDAFTGYTHVRGRITGLTPGLHGFHIHSFGDTTNGCNSTAFHAGPHFNPLNKSHGAPSDWERHAGDLGNIVANQDGIAEVYVKDLQIPLSGPNSVLGRAVVVHADPDDLGRDATILASSSALSACSSAPNTALTEVMNLVKLLVMQVQELDAE